A single Candoia aspera isolate rCanAsp1 chromosome 7, rCanAsp1.hap2, whole genome shotgun sequence DNA region contains:
- the USP44 gene encoding ubiquitin carboxyl-terminal hydrolase 44 isoform X2, translating into MDKCKHVGRLRLAQDHSIVNPHKWHCMVCNTTESVWACLSCSHVACGRYIEEHALKHFQESNHPVALEVNELYVFCYLCDDYVLNDNATGDIKLLRSTLSAIKSQNYDCTTRSGRTLRSMGISDDLSHNNAQALLRSQDRMFTALWHRRHALMGKVFRTWFELTPTGKRILEEDKLWEQAEERRVNARKKREERKRQLKEEMEKIPPRKSFRLQKLNKESSVYALKLPQNLGSDIELKVTATSDDVQLKKNNDSPAKRRPTMTPGVTGLRNLGNTCYMNSILQVLSHLFIFRECFLKLDLNQTQELLAVAATGKTRSSTKHPLSASFDVQVQKRHVKDKTSSTRRFSTSSGLSGGGSNNRNMELIQPKEPSSKYISLCHELHTLFQVMWSGKWALVSPFAMLHCVWRLIPAFRGYAQQDAQEFLCELLDKVQQELETARAKSPALIPASQRKLIKQVLNVVNTIFHGQLLSQVTCLACDNKSNTIEPFWDLSLEFPERYHCSGRETTCQYPCLLTEMLAKFTETEALEGKIYACNQCNKAQKQLMVCHLPQVLRLHLKRFRWSGRNHREKIGVHVNFDEILNMEPYCCRKSLKSLMPDCFIYDLSSVVMHHGKGFGSGHYTAYCYNSDGGFWVHCNDSKLTMCTMEEVCRAQAYILFYTQRVTLMNGHCRMSGLDSPSGNQANTEVNGSNAKSNS; encoded by the exons ATGGATAAATGTAAACATGTAGGGCGACTGCGGCTTGCCCAGGACCATTCAATAGTGAATCCTCACAAATGGCATTGTATGGTATGCAATACTACAGAATCTGTATGGGCCTGCCTCAGTTGTTCACATGTTGCTTGTGGAAGATATATTGAAGAACATGCCCTAAAGCACTTTCAGGAAAGCAATCATCCAGTAGCATTGGAAGTAAATGAGCTGTACGTTTTTTGCTACCTTTGTGATGATTATGTTCTTAATGATAATGCAACTGGTGACATAAAACTTTTACGAAGTACATTAAGTGCAATCAAGAGCCAGAATTATGATTGTACTACTCGGAGTGGCAGGACTTTGCGATCTATGGGCATAAGTGATGATCTTTCACATAATAATGCTCAAGCCTTGCTTCGGAGTCAAGACCGTATGTTCACAGCCCTGTGGCACAGAAGGCATGCATTAATGGGCAAAGTATTTAGAACTTGGTTTGAGCTAACACCAACTGGGAAAAGGATTTTAGAAGAAGACAAGCTGTGGGAACAGGCAGAAGAAAGACGAGtcaatgctaggaagaaaagagaagagagaaagcgCCAGTtaaaggaagaaatggagaaaatacCACCAAGGAAAAGCTTTCGCTTGCAAAAACTAAACAAAGAATCTTCAGTCTATGCACTAAAATTGCCACAAAATTTGGGCTCTGATATAGAGCTGAAAGTAACAGCTACCTCAGATGatgtacagttaaaaaaaaataatgactcTCCAGCCAAACGAAGACCTACTATGACTCCTGGTGTGACAGGACTACGAAACTTGGGAAATACATGCTATATGAACTCTATTCTTCAGGTATTAAGTCATTTGTTCATATTTCGGGAATGTTTTTTAAAGCTTGATTTAAACCAGACACAAGAGTTGTTAGCAGTTGCAGCCACTGGCAAAACAAGATCGTCTACAAAGCATCCTCTATCTGCTAGCTTTGATGTTCAAGTACAGAAAAGACATGTTAAGGACAAGACATCTTCCACAAGGCGATTTAGTACATCATCAGGTTTAAGTGGTGGTGGATCAAATAACAGAAATATGGAACTTATTCAGCCCAAGGAACCAAGTTCAAAGTACATTTCTCTTTGTCATGAATTACATACTTTGTTTCAAGTTATGTGGTCTGGAAAGTGGGCATTGGTGTCTCCTTTTGCCATGCTCCATTGTGTGTGGAGACTAATCCCAGCCTTTCGTGGTTACGCCCAACAAGATGCTCAGGAATTTCTTTGTGAACTTTTGGATAAAGTCCAACAAGAATTGGAGACAGCTAGGGCAAAAAGCCCAGCCctcattcctgcttctcaaaggAAACTCATTAAACAAGTTTTGAATGTGGTCAACACTATTTTTCATGGACAGCTTTTAAGTCAG GTAACATGTCTTGCATGTGACAACAAGTCAAATACTATAGAGCCTTTCTGGGACTTGTCACTGGAATTTCCTGAAAGATACCACTGCAGTGGGAGAGAGACAACCTGTCAGTATCCATGTTTGTTGACAGAGATGTTGGCCAAGTTTACAGAAACTGAAGCTTTAGAAGGGAAGATATATGCCTGTAACCAGTGCAACA AGGCACAGAAGCAGCTTATGGTGTGCCACCTACCTCAGGTTCTGCGGTTACACCTTAAGCGATTCAG GTGGTCAGGACGCAATCATCGTGAGAAGATTGGTGTGCATGTCAACTTTGATGAGATTCTAAACATGGAACCCTACTGTTGCAGAAAATCTCTAAAATCCCTCATGCCAGATTGCTTTATCTATGATTTGTCATCTGTTGTGATGCATCATGGGAAAGGATTTGGTTCAGGACACTACACTGCCTATTGCTATAATTCAGATGGAG GGTTCTGGGTTCACTGCAATGATTCCAAGCTCACCATGTGCACTATGGAAGAAGTATGCAGGGCCCAggcatatatattgttttataccCAACGAGTTACTTTGATGAATGGACATTGCAGAATGTCAGGTCTTGACTCACCATCTGGAAATCAGGCAAATACTGAGGTTAATGGTTCCAATGCAAAAAGTAACAGCTAA
- the USP44 gene encoding ubiquitin carboxyl-terminal hydrolase 44 isoform X1, whose amino-acid sequence MDKCKHVGRLRLAQDHSIVNPHKWHCMVCNTTESVWACLSCSHVACGRYIEEHALKHFQESNHPVALEVNELYVFCYLCDDYVLNDNATGDIKLLRSTLSAIKSQNYDCTTRSGRTLRSMGISDDLSHNNAQALLRSQDRMFTALWHRRHALMGKVFRTWFELTPTGKRILEEDKLWEQAEERRVNARKKREERKRQLKEEMEKIPPRKSFRLQKLNKESSVYALKLPQNLGSDIELKVTATSDDVQLKKNNDSPAKRRPTMTPGVTGLRNLGNTCYMNSILQVLSHLFIFRECFLKLDLNQTQELLAVAATGKTRSSTKHPLSASFDVQVQKRHVKDKTSSTRRFSTSSGLSGGGSNNRNMELIQPKEPSSKYISLCHELHTLFQVMWSGKWALVSPFAMLHCVWRLIPAFRGYAQQDAQEFLCELLDKVQQELETARAKSPALIPASQRKLIKQVLNVVNTIFHGQLLSQVTCLACDNKSNTIEPFWDLSLEFPERYHCSGRETTCQYPCLLTEMLAKFTETEALEGKIYACNQCNTKRRKFSSKPVLLTEAQKQLMVCHLPQVLRLHLKRFRWSGRNHREKIGVHVNFDEILNMEPYCCRKSLKSLMPDCFIYDLSSVVMHHGKGFGSGHYTAYCYNSDGGFWVHCNDSKLTMCTMEEVCRAQAYILFYTQRVTLMNGHCRMSGLDSPSGNQANTEVNGSNAKSNS is encoded by the exons ATGGATAAATGTAAACATGTAGGGCGACTGCGGCTTGCCCAGGACCATTCAATAGTGAATCCTCACAAATGGCATTGTATGGTATGCAATACTACAGAATCTGTATGGGCCTGCCTCAGTTGTTCACATGTTGCTTGTGGAAGATATATTGAAGAACATGCCCTAAAGCACTTTCAGGAAAGCAATCATCCAGTAGCATTGGAAGTAAATGAGCTGTACGTTTTTTGCTACCTTTGTGATGATTATGTTCTTAATGATAATGCAACTGGTGACATAAAACTTTTACGAAGTACATTAAGTGCAATCAAGAGCCAGAATTATGATTGTACTACTCGGAGTGGCAGGACTTTGCGATCTATGGGCATAAGTGATGATCTTTCACATAATAATGCTCAAGCCTTGCTTCGGAGTCAAGACCGTATGTTCACAGCCCTGTGGCACAGAAGGCATGCATTAATGGGCAAAGTATTTAGAACTTGGTTTGAGCTAACACCAACTGGGAAAAGGATTTTAGAAGAAGACAAGCTGTGGGAACAGGCAGAAGAAAGACGAGtcaatgctaggaagaaaagagaagagagaaagcgCCAGTtaaaggaagaaatggagaaaatacCACCAAGGAAAAGCTTTCGCTTGCAAAAACTAAACAAAGAATCTTCAGTCTATGCACTAAAATTGCCACAAAATTTGGGCTCTGATATAGAGCTGAAAGTAACAGCTACCTCAGATGatgtacagttaaaaaaaaataatgactcTCCAGCCAAACGAAGACCTACTATGACTCCTGGTGTGACAGGACTACGAAACTTGGGAAATACATGCTATATGAACTCTATTCTTCAGGTATTAAGTCATTTGTTCATATTTCGGGAATGTTTTTTAAAGCTTGATTTAAACCAGACACAAGAGTTGTTAGCAGTTGCAGCCACTGGCAAAACAAGATCGTCTACAAAGCATCCTCTATCTGCTAGCTTTGATGTTCAAGTACAGAAAAGACATGTTAAGGACAAGACATCTTCCACAAGGCGATTTAGTACATCATCAGGTTTAAGTGGTGGTGGATCAAATAACAGAAATATGGAACTTATTCAGCCCAAGGAACCAAGTTCAAAGTACATTTCTCTTTGTCATGAATTACATACTTTGTTTCAAGTTATGTGGTCTGGAAAGTGGGCATTGGTGTCTCCTTTTGCCATGCTCCATTGTGTGTGGAGACTAATCCCAGCCTTTCGTGGTTACGCCCAACAAGATGCTCAGGAATTTCTTTGTGAACTTTTGGATAAAGTCCAACAAGAATTGGAGACAGCTAGGGCAAAAAGCCCAGCCctcattcctgcttctcaaaggAAACTCATTAAACAAGTTTTGAATGTGGTCAACACTATTTTTCATGGACAGCTTTTAAGTCAG GTAACATGTCTTGCATGTGACAACAAGTCAAATACTATAGAGCCTTTCTGGGACTTGTCACTGGAATTTCCTGAAAGATACCACTGCAGTGGGAGAGAGACAACCTGTCAGTATCCATGTTTGTTGACAGAGATGTTGGCCAAGTTTACAGAAACTGAAGCTTTAGAAGGGAAGATATATGCCTGTAACCAGTGCAACA CAAAACGAAGAAAATTTTCTTCTAAACCTGTTCTACTCACAGAGGCACAGAAGCAGCTTATGGTGTGCCACCTACCTCAGGTTCTGCGGTTACACCTTAAGCGATTCAG GTGGTCAGGACGCAATCATCGTGAGAAGATTGGTGTGCATGTCAACTTTGATGAGATTCTAAACATGGAACCCTACTGTTGCAGAAAATCTCTAAAATCCCTCATGCCAGATTGCTTTATCTATGATTTGTCATCTGTTGTGATGCATCATGGGAAAGGATTTGGTTCAGGACACTACACTGCCTATTGCTATAATTCAGATGGAG GGTTCTGGGTTCACTGCAATGATTCCAAGCTCACCATGTGCACTATGGAAGAAGTATGCAGGGCCCAggcatatatattgttttataccCAACGAGTTACTTTGATGAATGGACATTGCAGAATGTCAGGTCTTGACTCACCATCTGGAAATCAGGCAAATACTGAGGTTAATGGTTCCAATGCAAAAAGTAACAGCTAA